The proteins below come from a single Mucilaginibacter mali genomic window:
- a CDS encoding glycosyltransferase family protein: MKVAGFTFIRNAVRNDYPVVEAITSILPICDEFVVALGNSDDGTEELVRGIDSPKIRIINTVWDESIREGGAVFAAETDKAFAAISPDADWAFYIQGDECVHEKYLPLIKQEMQDNLNNPKVEGLLFKYLHFYGSYSYYGHSRRWYRREIRVLRNNKNIHSYRDAQGFRWGERKINVKLIDAYIYHYGWVKPPSGLKNKLRNFNQFYHDDAWLVENLPETFEFDYKNADRLVPFTGTHPAVMQKRVDATNWNLNIDLKALSKKMNFRRKALQKIEDWTGWRVSEYRNYKIVK; the protein is encoded by the coding sequence ATGAAAGTCGCCGGTTTCACTTTTATCCGCAATGCTGTACGCAACGATTATCCCGTGGTAGAGGCCATCACTTCCATCCTGCCCATTTGCGATGAGTTTGTGGTAGCCTTGGGCAATAGCGATGATGGTACCGAAGAACTGGTGCGCGGTATTGACTCGCCCAAGATCCGGATCATCAATACCGTTTGGGACGAGAGCATCCGCGAGGGCGGTGCTGTTTTTGCGGCCGAGACTGACAAGGCCTTTGCCGCCATATCGCCCGATGCGGACTGGGCCTTCTACATCCAGGGCGATGAATGTGTGCACGAGAAATACCTGCCGCTGATTAAACAGGAGATGCAGGATAACCTGAACAACCCAAAGGTGGAGGGCTTGCTGTTTAAGTACCTGCACTTTTATGGGTCGTACAGTTATTATGGTCATTCCCGCCGTTGGTACAGGCGCGAGATACGGGTGTTGCGCAATAACAAAAACATCCACTCGTACCGCGATGCACAGGGCTTCCGCTGGGGCGAGCGTAAGATCAACGTAAAACTCATCGACGCTTATATTTACCACTATGGCTGGGTGAAGCCGCCGTCGGGATTAAAGAACAAGCTGCGCAACTTCAACCAGTTTTATCATGATGATGCCTGGCTGGTCGAAAACCTGCCGGAGACCTTTGAGTTTGATTATAAAAACGCCGACCGCTTAGTCCCTTTTACCGGTACGCACCCGGCAGTAATGCAGAAGCGTGTAGATGCCACCAACTGGAATTTAAATATCGACCTGAAGGCACTTTCCAAAAAAATGAACTTCCGCCGCAAGGCTTTGCAAAAAATAGAGGACTGGACCGGCTGGCGCGTGAGCGAATACCGTAACTATAAAATTGTAAAATAG
- a CDS encoding glycoside hydrolase family 130 protein encodes MRLSIERKPVKVNPDSKRVIARFFFNGNDRAKEVIERVMDITEEEAFGIVSPILQEYSKRHRNITRVLNRHCSKLKNLFAELSIDFDSLTVYRKLLIGSYFTHEYSIESAAFFNPSIVDDPDQSELEDGERRVIMSFRAVGEGHISSITFRRALLDKYNNITVIPAGDYIDEAEIVRNAVYNKKLFFEKAVTTQINVDVLREVEQKLDHHFEYATLRRIIQDSQNLQEEDINRLEYDKILWLADSYYEIVFSLDTDISDRVIFPISEYERKGIEDARFVKFVNDDGTYVYYATYTAYDGSLIMPKLLQTKDFYDFRIMPLYGDGAQNKNLALFPRKINGKFVMISRIDGCNNYIMYSDKINIWEKPILLQKPKFSWEFIQIGNCGSPIETEKGWVVITHGVGPMRRYVLGASLLDLEDPTKEIGRLREPLLIPNTDEREGYVPNVLYSCGSIVHNNKLIIPYGLSDYSTSFAEVDMDALVNKLLADGV; translated from the coding sequence ATGAGACTATCCATTGAGCGCAAGCCGGTAAAGGTAAATCCCGATTCGAAACGTGTAATAGCCCGATTTTTTTTTAACGGCAACGACAGGGCCAAAGAGGTAATTGAACGTGTAATGGATATCACCGAGGAGGAAGCTTTCGGTATCGTTTCGCCGATACTGCAGGAATACTCCAAGCGCCATCGTAATATCACCCGCGTATTAAACCGGCATTGCAGCAAGCTGAAGAACCTGTTTGCCGAACTGAGCATCGATTTTGATAGCCTTACCGTTTATCGCAAACTACTCATCGGATCGTACTTTACGCACGAATATTCTATCGAATCGGCAGCTTTCTTTAACCCTTCTATTGTGGACGACCCCGACCAAAGCGAACTGGAAGACGGCGAGCGCCGGGTGATCATGAGTTTCAGAGCGGTGGGCGAGGGGCATATCTCATCCATTACTTTCCGGCGGGCGCTGCTGGATAAGTATAATAACATTACGGTTATCCCCGCCGGCGATTATATCGATGAGGCCGAGATCGTTCGTAACGCCGTCTACAATAAAAAGCTGTTTTTTGAAAAAGCCGTCACCACACAAATTAATGTGGATGTGCTGCGTGAGGTAGAACAAAAGCTGGATCACCACTTTGAATATGCTACCCTGCGCCGCATTATCCAGGATTCGCAAAACCTGCAGGAAGAGGACATCAACCGGCTGGAGTACGACAAGATATTGTGGCTGGCCGACTCGTACTACGAAATTGTTTTCTCGCTGGATACCGATATCTCCGACAGGGTGATCTTCCCCATATCCGAATACGAACGCAAAGGTATTGAGGACGCCCGCTTTGTGAAGTTTGTAAATGATGATGGCACTTATGTATACTATGCCACTTATACAGCTTATGATGGATCGCTCATTATGCCTAAGCTATTGCAGACCAAAGATTTTTACGATTTCCGCATCATGCCGCTTTATGGCGATGGCGCGCAGAACAAAAACCTGGCGCTGTTCCCGCGTAAGATAAACGGTAAGTTTGTGATGATATCGCGCATTGATGGTTGTAATAACTATATCATGTATTCGGATAAGATCAATATCTGGGAGAAGCCCATCCTGTTGCAAAAGCCTAAGTTTAGCTGGGAGTTTATACAGATAGGTAACTGCGGCTCACCCATCGAAACCGAAAAAGGCTGGGTGGTAATTACCCACGGGGTTGGCCCGATGCGCAGGTATGTACTGGGTGCCAGTTTGCTCGACCTGGAAGACCCAACCAAAGAAATAGGCCGCCTGCGCGAACCCCTGCTGATACCCAATACTGATGAACGCGAGGGATATGTGCCCAACGTGCTGTATTCATGCGGATCTATCGTGCATAATAATAAACTGATCATCCCTTATGGCTTGTCTGATTACTCTACCTCGTTTGCCGAAGTAGATATGGACGCGCTGGTGAATAAGTTACTGGCGGACGGGGTGTAG
- a CDS encoding glycosyltransferase family 4 protein → MSKRRVLVTFDSMKDTNCGYFSFGKGLGDALLKANHGKFDIQLYLFPVTDHFDGRVSIVRRNRLHDLYFSGHNKYDLVHLTDQRTRLHPTRLKAKKIMTIHDINKVHINKSKPHRIQAFLNNLRKKVIACDRVVAISQFVADDVIKYIPEAREKMSVIYNGADRLTVPAGHQPAYKPAKPFLFTIGLLSPQKGFHFIPPLLQGNDYELVIAGIETPHKQTILETAEKFGVADRVTITGPVSEADKAWYYQNCSAFIFPSRAEGFGLPVIEAMHFGKPVFLARYTSLPEVGGDAAYYFDNFEPDHMQQVFNKGMLDYTANNRTDSIIANANKFTWENAAKQYLEMYEGLLSEPGR, encoded by the coding sequence ATGTCTAAACGCCGGGTTTTAGTTACGTTCGATTCGATGAAGGATACCAATTGCGGTTATTTTTCATTTGGCAAGGGTTTGGGCGATGCCCTGCTAAAAGCCAACCACGGCAAATTCGATATCCAGCTTTACCTTTTTCCGGTAACCGATCATTTTGATGGCCGGGTTAGCATCGTGCGCCGCAACCGGCTGCACGACCTGTACTTTAGCGGCCACAATAAATACGACCTGGTACACCTGACCGATCAGCGCACACGCCTGCACCCCACAAGGCTAAAGGCTAAAAAGATCATGACCATTCATGATATCAATAAGGTACACATCAACAAAAGCAAGCCACACCGCATCCAGGCGTTTTTAAATAACCTGCGTAAAAAGGTCATCGCCTGTGACCGCGTGGTGGCAATCTCGCAATTTGTGGCCGATGACGTGATCAAATACATCCCTGAAGCCCGCGAAAAAATGAGTGTGATCTATAACGGGGCCGACAGGCTCACCGTACCAGCCGGTCATCAGCCAGCATACAAACCCGCGAAGCCCTTTTTGTTTACCATCGGCTTACTATCCCCGCAAAAGGGATTTCACTTTATCCCCCCGCTTTTGCAGGGTAACGATTACGAACTGGTGATAGCCGGTATAGAAACCCCGCACAAGCAAACCATACTGGAAACCGCCGAAAAATTTGGCGTTGCCGACCGCGTAACCATCACCGGCCCGGTAAGCGAAGCCGACAAGGCCTGGTATTATCAAAACTGTTCCGCATTCATCTTTCCTTCACGGGCAGAGGGATTCGGATTGCCGGTGATTGAGGCTATGCACTTTGGCAAGCCGGTATTCCTGGCCAGATACACATCTCTGCCCGAAGTTGGCGGTGATGCTGCTTATTACTTTGACAACTTTGAACCGGACCACATGCAGCAGGTTTTTAATAAGGGCATGTTGGACTACACTGCGAATAATCGCACCGATAGCATTATTGCCAACGCCAATAAATTTACCTGGGAGAACGCAGCGAAGCAGTATTTGGAGATGTATGAAGGTTTGCTGTCTGAACCGGGCCGCTGA
- a CDS encoding response regulator transcription factor, with amino-acid sequence MNVLIVEDEKSLALEIDEFLSREGFTVEHARTRRSAEEKIFVNNYDFILLDLGLPDSDGFDLLKMFKKLPNRTDAVIILTARGAVDDRIKGLEEGADDYLPKPFSLNELLARMHAITRRKHKLDSNEINIKGFRINIQNRTVMYNDERINLTKKEFEIFNYLVLNKNRVISRTNLTEHVWGDVLEINSDSNFVDVHVKNLRKKLSAFAPLDWFETVRSIGYRINI; translated from the coding sequence ATGAATGTACTGATCGTAGAGGACGAAAAAAGCCTTGCGCTTGAAATTGACGAGTTTTTAAGTCGCGAAGGGTTCACGGTTGAACACGCCCGTACGCGCCGATCGGCCGAGGAAAAGATATTTGTAAACAATTACGATTTTATATTGCTTGACCTTGGCTTGCCCGACAGCGACGGCTTCGACCTGCTGAAGATGTTTAAGAAGTTGCCTAACCGTACCGATGCCGTAATTATCCTAACCGCCCGCGGCGCGGTTGATGACCGGATAAAAGGATTGGAAGAGGGCGCCGACGACTACCTGCCCAAACCCTTCAGCCTGAACGAATTGCTGGCACGCATGCACGCCATTACCCGCCGCAAGCACAAGCTGGACAGTAACGAGATCAATATTAAAGGCTTCCGCATCAATATCCAAAACCGCACGGTGATGTATAACGATGAACGCATTAACCTTACCAAAAAAGAATTTGAGATATTTAACTACCTGGTGCTGAATAAAAACCGGGTAATATCGCGCACTAACCTTACCGAACATGTTTGGGGCGATGTGCTGGAGATCAACTCCGACTCGAACTTTGTGGATGTGCACGTAAAGAACCTGCGCAAAAAACTATCGGCATTTGCCCCCTTAGATTGGTTCGAAACTGTTAGAAGTATAGGCTATCGTATCAATATATGA
- a CDS encoding peptidase associated/transthyretin-like domain-containing protein: MKSRYFILAILLFAIKPLYAQTLKGSVVEIGSTDRIPNVFVHDINSKEVALTDKKGNFEIKTTAGHTLIFTSPGYVSDTLYVIDMDPKRVSMAIQGITLRQVNITSTRAPFNPREEYADVYRKSKVYVFSPSSWLSKEGRNARRLKRYFDREEQERHVDQVFSIAYVSSLVPLRGKDLENFMTLYRPTYAYVMNNNGPSLAVYINDSYKKFMALPPEKRVVQELRLP, translated from the coding sequence ATGAAAAGCAGATATTTTATACTCGCCATCCTGTTGTTTGCCATAAAGCCCCTGTATGCGCAAACCTTAAAAGGATCGGTAGTTGAAATAGGGAGTACTGACAGGATACCTAACGTGTTTGTGCACGATATTAACAGCAAGGAAGTTGCCCTTACCGATAAGAAGGGCAATTTTGAAATAAAAACCACCGCCGGCCATACCCTGATATTTACTTCGCCCGGGTATGTATCCGATACTCTATATGTGATAGATATGGACCCCAAGCGTGTGAGCATGGCCATACAAGGCATCACCCTGCGCCAGGTAAATATTACATCAACCCGTGCCCCTTTTAACCCGCGCGAGGAATATGCCGATGTGTACCGCAAAAGCAAAGTGTACGTATTTTCGCCAAGCAGTTGGCTAAGTAAAGAGGGCCGCAACGCCCGCCGCCTGAAGCGCTATTTCGACCGTGAGGAACAGGAACGCCACGTCGACCAGGTATTCAGCATAGCTTATGTAAGTAGTCTTGTCCCGCTGCGTGGTAAGGATTTAGAGAATTTTATGACCCTGTACCGCCCTACTTACGCATACGTAATGAACAACAACGGCCCGTCGCTGGCCGTCTATATTAACGATTCGTACAAAAAGTTCATGGCCCTGCCGCCGGAAAAACGAGTGGTTCAGGAGTTGAGGTTACCGTAA
- a CDS encoding GNAT family N-acetyltransferase, translated as MTNPPEIAIEQITQELTWQLRRDILYPGQYKHEMAMPEDDEGTHFGAFYQNKLVGVVSLFNKGADFQFRKFAIDASVQGIGIGRQLLQYITDQAIENGATRLWCNARSTAIGFYAKAGFTITGEPFSKNGFDYVVMERFF; from the coding sequence ATGACAAACCCACCCGAAATAGCCATTGAACAGATCACTCAGGAACTCACCTGGCAATTGCGCCGGGATATCCTGTACCCCGGCCAGTACAAGCATGAAATGGCCATGCCCGAGGATGACGAGGGCACACACTTCGGTGCTTTTTACCAGAACAAACTGGTGGGTGTAGTATCGCTTTTTAATAAGGGTGCCGATTTTCAGTTCCGTAAATTCGCTATCGATGCTTCAGTGCAGGGTATAGGTATTGGCAGGCAATTGCTACAATATATAACAGATCAGGCTATTGAAAATGGTGCCACCCGGTTATGGTGCAACGCGCGAAGTACAGCTATTGGATTTTATGCGAAGGCAGGCTTTACCATTACCGGCGAACCGTTCAGTAAGAATGGTTTTGATTATGTGGTGATGGAGAGGTTTTTTTGA
- a CDS encoding glycosyltransferase family 2 protein, giving the protein MGAPLVSIALCTYNGAKYLREQLDTLVGQTYSYLEIVAVDDGSTDDTVAVLNEYAVRYPILKVHQNTQNLGYVKNFERAIGLCTGNYIALADQDDIWDLNKIQILLDHIGDNILIYHDSEFVDEQGTSLNRQLSQLRNFYAGDDTNVFLLENCVSGHALLFRRELLPYFTGFNSVIFHDHWLAYIACNNGSITFTPQALVKYRQHTQANTNILKQDRGAEVKKPSLKKLEDQLAMMTQFAAYPYNKDQAFKQKLLRRMQKRMDSFFSFGLAWFIFVNRDSLLFILKKSAISKFNLSLKFAWGYQLKKLFN; this is encoded by the coding sequence ATGGGCGCGCCGCTGGTATCCATCGCTTTATGCACCTACAATGGTGCAAAATACCTGCGCGAGCAGTTGGATACATTGGTTGGCCAAACTTATAGCTATTTGGAGATCGTGGCGGTTGATGATGGCTCGACCGATGACACCGTGGCTGTCCTGAATGAGTATGCCGTGCGATATCCCATACTCAAAGTGCATCAAAACACGCAAAACCTGGGCTATGTAAAAAACTTTGAGCGGGCCATCGGTTTATGTACCGGCAACTACATCGCCCTTGCCGATCAGGATGATATTTGGGATCTTAATAAGATCCAAATACTGCTGGATCACATCGGCGATAACATCCTCATCTATCACGATTCGGAATTTGTGGACGAGCAGGGCACATCACTGAACAGGCAGTTATCGCAACTGCGCAATTTTTATGCGGGTGATGATACCAATGTTTTCTTGCTGGAAAACTGTGTATCGGGCCACGCGCTGCTTTTCAGGCGCGAATTACTGCCATACTTTACCGGTTTTAACAGCGTCATTTTTCACGATCATTGGCTGGCTTATATCGCCTGCAATAACGGCAGTATCACTTTTACGCCGCAGGCATTGGTGAAATACCGCCAGCATACACAGGCCAATACCAACATCCTGAAACAGGACCGCGGAGCTGAAGTAAAAAAGCCATCGTTAAAAAAGCTGGAAGATCAGTTAGCCATGATGACCCAGTTTGCTGCCTATCCTTATAACAAGGACCAGGCTTTTAAACAAAAGTTATTAAGGCGGATGCAAAAGCGGATGGATAGCTTTTTCTCGTTCGGGCTGGCCTGGTTTATTTTCGTTAACCGGGATAGCCTGTTGTTTATCCTGAAAAAATCAGCCATCAGCAAATTCAATTTAAGCCTTAAGTTTGCATGGGGATATCAGCTTAAAAAACTATTCAACTAA
- a CDS encoding sensor histidine kinase produces MKLQLKLALYNTLTKIAIILFTGLFTLLAVEKVSVNHIEARLEKSKNRIINNLSSNEVNNLLTDQKPDYNILNQEYVLIKPIAKGQNDIVIKYRTQQTMVDGSPETYRILNTNFSFNGHDYRLEIGESIESIEDLKSIIKQFTLVVLLITLALTLASDLIFTRYLLRPFYKIIDRKLIKVNDPLNFDYEKVQTTTQDFTLLDDSISTLMKKISDLFILEKQFIANVSHELLTPISIISTRLENLMLQENLSEEAENKLFASLKTLNRLKSIINSLLLISKVENNQFNKSDTVRIADVVAEITEELEDRLEDKRIVFYNRIAYQYTMTANRPLIHTLLFNIINNAIKYNEPKGHIVISDDVSNNIYTLQIADTGIGMEPGQIENAFNRFEKLGSDEMESFGLGLAIVKSIATFHNISIGIQSQKGKGTTFSLTFNNRG; encoded by the coding sequence ATGAAGCTGCAACTTAAGCTGGCCTTGTATAATACGCTTACCAAAATAGCCATTATCCTGTTTACAGGCTTGTTTACCTTGCTGGCTGTCGAAAAAGTATCGGTTAACCATATCGAAGCGCGTTTAGAGAAGAGCAAGAACCGGATCATTAACAACCTGTCATCAAACGAGGTAAACAACCTGCTCACCGACCAAAAGCCCGATTACAACATCCTAAACCAGGAATATGTGCTGATAAAACCCATAGCTAAAGGGCAAAACGACATCGTTATAAAATATCGTACCCAACAAACTATGGTTGACGGCAGCCCGGAAACCTACCGTATACTCAATACCAATTTTAGTTTTAACGGGCACGATTATCGCCTGGAGATCGGCGAAAGCATCGAATCTATCGAAGACCTGAAATCCATCATTAAACAGTTTACCCTGGTAGTGTTGCTGATAACCCTTGCCCTTACCCTGGCCAGCGACCTGATTTTTACCCGCTACCTGCTGCGCCCGTTTTATAAGATCATCGACCGTAAGCTGATCAAAGTGAACGATCCGCTGAACTTTGATTATGAAAAGGTGCAAACAACCACCCAGGATTTTACATTGCTTGATGACAGCATTAGCACGCTAATGAAAAAGATAAGCGACCTGTTTATCCTCGAAAAGCAATTTATCGCCAATGTTTCACACGAATTACTGACGCCCATATCCATCATCAGCACCCGCCTGGAAAACCTGATGCTGCAGGAAAACCTGAGCGAAGAGGCCGAGAATAAGCTATTCGCATCCTTAAAAACACTAAACCGGCTAAAGTCTATTATCAACAGTCTGTTGCTGATATCGAAGGTAGAAAACAACCAGTTTAATAAGAGCGATACCGTTAGGATAGCTGATGTGGTAGCCGAAATAACCGAAGAACTGGAAGACCGGCTGGAAGATAAACGCATTGTGTTTTACAACCGAATTGCGTACCAGTATACTATGACCGCAAACCGCCCGCTGATCCATACCCTGCTGTTCAATATTATTAACAACGCTATTAAATATAACGAACCGAAGGGGCATATCGTAATATCCGACGATGTGAGTAACAACATTTACACCCTGCAAATTGCCGACACCGGTATTGGTATGGAGCCCGGCCAGATAGAGAACGCCTTTAACCGTTTTGAAAAGCTGGGCAGCGACGAGATGGAAAGCTTTGGACTGGGTTTGGCCATTGTGAAAAGTATTGCCACGTTTCATAACATCAGCATCGGCATACAATCGCAAAAAGGCAAGGGCACCACATTTAGCCTTACTTTTAACAACCGGGGTTAA
- a CDS encoding ABC transporter ATP-binding protein — MKTYFRLLSFAKPIEKFAIPYIIFIIFYVIFSTLVLTMLGPLLNTLFDVNTCQNACKAMQENVKPEHLLDLTGWFKYYVVYIKTEYSAWEALKFVCAVLIVAVFLSNIFRYLSARTMENMRVFTLLKLRRAVFNNVMNLHLGFFTNERKGDIISKVASDVQVVQYTVIGTLQVVFKEPLTIIAMMVALFSISAKLTLFSLLVIPISAFVISRIVRNLKKQAISAQETSSTMISNLDEALSGIKIVKAFNATEFIKKRFDDENKRYTNITRSIARRQQLASPTSEALSVTMISFILLYGGYLIFNHKDGALNAGDFIAYLAIFSQLMRPAKSISDSFTNIHSGIASGERVLALIDEKPVIVDAPNAIDVADFDEGFEFKDVDFSYPGRQVLKGINLRIPKGKTVALVGPSGGGKSTLMDLIPRFMEPQGGEILLDGKNIQSIKMDSLRALMGTVNQESILFNDTIFNNIAFGKPEATMQQVEAAARIANAHNFIMDTENGYDTNIGDRGTKLSGGQRQRICIARAVLANPPLMLLDEATSALDTESEKLVQDALNNLMKNRTSLIIAHRLSTIQNADIIIVLEDGNIVEQGTHQQLMGNNGLYRRLIDMQTFAS; from the coding sequence ATGAAGACATATTTCCGGCTGCTTTCCTTTGCAAAACCTATTGAAAAGTTTGCCATCCCCTATATCATCTTTATCATTTTTTATGTGATATTCAGCACCCTGGTGCTAACCATGCTGGGCCCTTTGTTAAACACTTTGTTTGATGTAAACACCTGCCAAAACGCTTGTAAGGCCATGCAGGAAAATGTAAAGCCCGAACATTTATTAGATCTTACCGGCTGGTTTAAATACTATGTAGTGTACATTAAAACCGAGTACAGTGCCTGGGAGGCATTAAAGTTTGTATGCGCGGTTTTGATCGTGGCCGTTTTTTTAAGCAATATTTTCCGCTACCTCTCGGCGCGCACAATGGAGAATATGCGCGTTTTTACCCTGCTTAAACTGCGCCGCGCGGTGTTTAACAATGTAATGAACCTGCACCTTGGCTTTTTCACTAACGAACGTAAGGGTGATATCATCTCAAAGGTAGCTTCGGACGTGCAGGTAGTGCAGTATACGGTTATAGGCACCCTGCAGGTGGTATTTAAGGAGCCGCTTACCATTATCGCTATGATGGTGGCCCTGTTCAGCATCTCGGCCAAGCTTACGCTTTTCTCGTTATTGGTGATCCCGATATCGGCTTTTGTGATCTCGCGCATTGTGCGCAACTTAAAAAAGCAGGCCATATCCGCCCAGGAAACCTCGTCTACCATGATCAGTAACCTCGACGAGGCGTTGTCGGGTATCAAGATCGTTAAGGCTTTCAATGCTACCGAGTTTATTAAAAAGCGCTTCGACGACGAGAACAAGCGCTATACCAACATTACCCGCAGCATTGCCAGGCGTCAGCAACTGGCTTCGCCAACTTCCGAGGCGCTGTCGGTTACCATGATCTCCTTTATTTTATTATACGGCGGCTACCTCATTTTTAACCATAAAGATGGTGCACTTAACGCCGGCGATTTTATCGCTTACCTGGCCATTTTTTCGCAGTTAATGCGTCCGGCCAAATCCATCTCCGATTCGTTTACCAATATCCACTCGGGCATTGCTTCGGGCGAGCGTGTGCTGGCCCTGATAGACGAAAAACCGGTTATTGTGGATGCACCTAACGCCATCGATGTCGCCGACTTTGACGAGGGTTTTGAATTTAAGGATGTTGATTTCAGCTACCCGGGCAGGCAGGTGTTAAAAGGCATCAACCTGCGGATCCCTAAAGGGAAAACCGTGGCACTGGTTGGCCCTTCAGGCGGTGGTAAATCTACCTTGATGGATTTGATCCCCCGCTTTATGGAACCGCAGGGTGGCGAGATCCTGTTAGACGGCAAGAATATCCAATCTATAAAAATGGATTCGCTGCGCGCACTGATGGGTACGGTTAACCAGGAGTCGATCCTGTTTAACGATACCATATTCAACAACATCGCATTCGGTAAGCCCGAGGCTACCATGCAGCAGGTGGAAGCCGCGGCACGTATAGCCAACGCCCATAACTTTATTATGGATACCGAAAATGGTTATGATACCAATATTGGTGATCGCGGCACCAAGCTAAGCGGCGGCCAGCGCCAGCGCATCTGTATTGCCCGGGCCGTACTGGCTAACCCGCCGCTGATGCTGCTGGACGAAGCTACCTCGGCACTGGATACCGAATCGGAAAAACTGGTGCAGGACGCGCTGAACAACCTGATGAAAAACCGCACATCACTCATTATTGCCCACCGTTTAAGTACTATCCAAAATGCCGATATCATCATTGTGTTAGAAGATGGCAACATCGTTGAACAGGGTACGCATCAGCAGTTGATGGGCAATAACGGCCTGTACCGCCGACTGATAGATATGCAAACCTTTGCCAGTTAA
- a CDS encoding DUF5672 family protein, with amino-acid sequence MKQVAVIIPFYKDSLSDYEKIALQQCRRILPTHDIIAVKPQSLNANPAAQYVEFTDVLSFDDSYFNGLAGYNSLMMSAGFYGRFADYEYILIYQMDAFVFKDELAYWCDEGYDYIGAPWITKTYHKSPPGLALLAVQRFFAKLTGSKSTKYLFENKVGNGGFSLRQVQRFHDLCISMKPTIDHYLSQSGHLYNEDVFWSFEPARQHQKFKVPDRDTALRFAFEVPLKSALNAPAAQLPFGCHDWDRYADFWRPIFKRYGYDI; translated from the coding sequence GTGAAGCAGGTAGCCGTTATCATCCCCTTTTATAAGGATAGTTTAAGCGATTATGAAAAGATAGCCCTGCAGCAATGCCGGCGCATTTTGCCCACGCATGATATTATCGCCGTTAAGCCCCAAAGTCTCAATGCAAACCCGGCAGCCCAATATGTTGAATTTACAGATGTGCTTAGCTTTGACGACAGCTACTTTAATGGCCTCGCCGGCTACAACAGCCTGATGATGTCGGCCGGGTTTTATGGCCGTTTTGCAGATTACGAATACATCCTGATCTACCAGATGGACGCTTTTGTTTTTAAAGACGAACTGGCCTATTGGTGCGATGAGGGCTATGATTACATCGGTGCGCCATGGATCACCAAAACCTACCATAAAAGTCCGCCGGGTTTGGCCTTGCTGGCGGTGCAGCGTTTTTTTGCTAAGCTTACCGGAAGCAAATCCACCAAATACCTGTTTGAAAATAAGGTGGGCAACGGCGGCTTCTCGCTTAGGCAGGTGCAACGGTTTCATGACTTGTGCATCAGTATGAAGCCAACCATCGATCATTACCTTTCACAAAGCGGGCACTTGTATAACGAGGACGTTTTCTGGAGTTTTGAACCTGCCCGTCAGCATCAAAAGTTTAAAGTGCCGGATAGGGATACGGCCTTGCGTTTCGCATTTGAGGTGCCGCTGAAAAGCGCCCTGAACGCGCCGGCAGCCCAATTACCATTCGGCTGCCATGATTGGGACCGCTATGCCGATTTTTGGCGGCCTATTTTTAAGCGGTACGGTTATGATATTTAA